The following DNA comes from Hordeum vulgare subsp. vulgare chromosome 3H, MorexV3_pseudomolecules_assembly, whole genome shotgun sequence.
ACCTTGAGACGGTTTTATTAAATTCATGCTCCAACCAATTGCTTTAAAAGTCTGAACTGATGGAGGAGTCAGGTAATATATTTCTCCCTCACGTTCACGCTATTTTAGTCCTTAGACGTGGGATTGATGTAGGCCGCAGAATCTTTTTATTAATACTGTGCTGGTAGagtcttgaactcaagaccttttgGCTTTGATATCGTATTGAATGCATGCACCTGTCAACTCATTCAGAACTCCGAATTGATGAAAGAAGACTCACAATATATTTAAACAAGTTTGACTCCATGAGCATAGGTAGGTTGCTCCATTGCAAAAGAAGTGACAAGCTCTCCCGTGTAGCAGCTAATCCCGATTTCCGGCATCAAAACAATGATAAAGATGGCGACATCAACTGCAAATATAGTATAATCCCATATGGTCACGCAAGATGATGCCACTACAGCAGTGTGATCAGCAGAGTTCACTCCATGCATAGCGTTGGACCAAGTGATAGGATTCCAATCAAGCTCTAGCTAGCTACGTTAACAGCACGCCCGGCCGGTCGATGCACCAGCACTAGCACTAGCACTACTTGAGATCACGTCGCGATGCCCCAGACCGCCGCCTGGTCTTCGCCGCAGGCGTCGTGGATGAGCTTCATCCTGTCCACGGACCTGCAGACCCCGCTGCAGGACCAGTCGAAGGACGCCACGCACACGTTCCCGGCCCGCTTCTTCCACTCGCAGTCTGCAAAACGCACGGCCGTTGTTCCGGTCAGACGAACTCGCAGGGGCGAAGGGAGATCGGTGCGTTCGTACGGACCTGGAGGCGTGGCGCAGCACATGCTCCGGTCGTCGACGTGCTCCACCTCCAGCCCGATCAGCCACGCGCCCACGGAGACGTCCTCGTTCGCGAACCTGTGCAGGATCGGCCTGGAAATAGTTCACCGTAAATGCAAACATCATCAGAATTATAGGAGCATCTATCATTTTCGTCAGAATGGTAGTGTCTCACGGATGGCCTtccaaagaaaagaagaagaagaaagcttACTGGTTGACGGAGATGTAGGCGGCGAGGTCCTTGGAGACGGCGTAGATCTGGCCGGTGGCGTGCCGGAAGTACTTGTTGCCGACGTCCCCGAACTTCCAGTACTCTGGCTCGTGGTACTTCACTCCTCTGCGACCAACGAGAACAAGACGGATGGAAGCAAATTCAGCAGCAATGCTCACTGGGTTTTGCGAGTTTTTCGCACGTGATTTCGCTCGGATTATTATACCTTTGTGAGAGAACAGGGCCAGACTTCATGCAGCCGACGTACACCCTGGGCCGCGCCCTGTACTTGGCAAGCCTAGTTGCAAGCATCCCTGCCAAATTAAAAGAGCAGGGACGGTCAGAAATGCTCAACTCGATAaggaacacacacaaaaaaaccaCGTGTGCGTACGACGTACCGAGGTTGAGGTGGACGTCGTCGTCGACCTTGACGTAGAAGTCGGCGTCCCAGGTGGCGACGGCGGTGGCGAAGTAGATCCTGGTCTTGGAGGACAGCTGGTGGTAGCCCTCCACGTGGTCCAGCCGCAGGAAGTCCTTGTTCTCCGCCTCCTCCGCGTCCAGGGCGCggtccgccgccccgccgccctccgCCGTCCCGCTCCGGCCGATCACGAACCGGACCACgatccccttctccttctccagccTCCTCAGCTTCTCCCCTGCACCCGCGCGCGCGATACCACCAACAAATTAATCAATTGATTAGAACATGATATAATGATCTCGTCGCTGCATTGCATGCGCCGGTGCCGGCGCCAAGCGCGTGCATGACATGACATGACATGCTACCTGAGGGCACCCAGGTCTCGCGGAGGGAGTCGCGGCGCTTCTTGCTGCTGAAGGCCGTGTTGATGCCGATCACGACGAAGGCCTTCTGCAGGCCCTTGGCCGCGCCGGCGTCACCGCCCCGCGCGCGCTCCACGGCCAGCTCCATCTCCAGAGAAGACACCGCCTTGTCCAGCGACCTGGGGAGGTGCGTTTTCGTCAGCAACGTGACGTACGTGCAGTGCAGTCGTGGTACATAGTACATGCATGGTGGTTCGTGAGAAACAAGTGCACTTACTGGATAGCGTGGTGCGTCCTGGACACCTCGCTCATGATACCCTTGGGGTCGTGCCTCTCCCCGGCCAACTCCTTGCTTACGCGGCTGCCGTCGCAGCCGGGGTGAGCAGAGGCCTTGTTCACCTTGCTGATCGGCGCCGACAGGAGCGGCATCCAGCCGATACCGCTGAGCAGCAAGCCGACGGCGAAGCTGGCGACGCAGAGCGCGGCCACGGCCTTCCCCGCCAGCGGCGGCCTCGCCCGCGGGGGCGCCTTCTTCTCCAGCTGCGGCTGCGGCTGCATCAAAATTTCACACCCGCGGATCAGTTCCGATCGCCGCGCGGAACCAGCGTTGCTCCAGCAACTATGATAGGATCGGGCATTCGGGCACGCACCATCATTGCACCGGAAGCAGCAGGCCGCTCGAAACTCCCAGCCGGAGAGGAGCGGCTTGGGCTGGGCACCCGTTGAAGGAGGTGATTTGTGTTGCAGCGGAGCCGCGTTACGAAAGACGCCGGGTATCTGCCCGTTGCCTGGCCCGAGGCACCTGCGGATGCACCGCGAGGGGTTCAGTTTGCGTGACGCGCCTCATGCCGACAGTGTGAGAACGAGGTCGGCTGGCTCGCCCAGTTCGCGGTAAGAACGCCACGCCTCTGGGTTGCACTTCAAACTGTGCCGGAACTGTTGGGAGTTCTTGGCCAGGAAGCACGGGTTTACGTTACGGCTGCCTGCTTATGGTGATAGGCATGGCTAAGTCGTGCGTCAAGATAGCCGTGCTTTTTTTTTCTTGGAAGGATAGGAACCATGCTTTCAATAGAGCAAAGAGTTACAAAGGCTGCTCCAACACGCATAAGCAACTGTGGACGACCGTAGCATACGCCACGGATAAAACTAGCTCAATTGATAGCGATTCATTCAAGTAAGAGCCCGTTTGCATCTGAAAACGGTCATTATTTGCATAGCAAATGCATGGCACGTTTGATGCTTTCTCCCCACACAAAAGATATGATATTATCAAGGTCGCTAGTTCACAAAACTCGCAGGTTTCGGCTCTCGGTTACAATGTATGCGCTCATATTTACATTGTTGGAACTAAAATGGCATCCATCTGATAGTACCATACTCAGCACCAGCCTTTCACTCCACTTGTTCATCTGCTGGAATTTGAAAGAACCATTCAACATACGACTGCAAGTAATCTCTCCATGCAAAAAAGAGGAGCGCAGGTAATCTTAAAATAGCTGAAAATATTCATGAGGATTGGGCAACCTGGATAGGTTTCATGAGCACATTCTGTTAACTGCCAATACGTTGCGATTTGGCGGGCATGCTGCGAGAATGCAAAGATAATACATAAGCTTCCAAGGGGATATTCTGTTCCATCTACTGATAAAGCATCATACCTACAAACACTTTTTAGATGGAAACATACCTACAATAAAATAGAGGAATATGATTTCTCACTCATTTTGGCCCTTAGCATATACTTCTCTTGTTGAAGGATTCCATTGTCAGGTTAGCAGTGAAGGCTGGGATGGATTTCATCTTTCTTATGAAAACATCGACCTGAAAATTATGGTTAGATAATCAAGATCAGTAAATCAAACTATGGTTCAATATCAAACTAAAAACAATTCGTTCTTTCCTTTACTTGATTATACTTGCAAGAGTTTTAACATCGCCGTACCCATAACTGTATGACTGGATACTTTCTATCTAATACCCAGATTAGTTTATTACACAGTAATTTGTATCACACACCAAACTTTGGTGCGCAATTTAATAACGCTTGAGATCTAAATACACCAACTGGACTAAATCTGTTAAGCCTCTTACACACTCTTATAAACTGTAACAGCACTACAGGTTATTTGTAGAACATTTCAGAAAGGAAACGCTTCATTGTAATGGATAGGTTGAATACCTGCTGAGCAATCTCATGTTGAGAAGTGTAGCCATTGACCTGTATTTGATATCAAATAAATGCTCCCTCATACTATACAAAAGAACATTTCAACAATGTAATGAACCTACCACTATATTGGTGCTTCCTGATTCATAGAGAAACTCGAGTTTTTCATCATCGGTTTGGGCATATACTGATTGCAGAGTAAATCGTGTTACATGGATCCCATTTGGCTGCTGCTCATCATTCATCACTATCTAAAAAcacaaaataagaaaaatgaTGTTTAACAGCTGAGAATAGTTAGAACTTAGAACCAAGTAACAAGGTGAAATTGGACGAAATGTTGAAGCCGGAAATAATGAGAATTGTGGCATAATAGTGTAGTTGGCATATGATGAGATATGTAGCTTCCTTTATCGAAAAGCTGCTAGTCTATTAAGAGAAACTCACAACTGGAGAACAGTTGACTTGATTTGGGAACAGTACATGCAAAAATACTGCTACTAAAAGTAGCTTGAACAGTAAGATGTCTCAGCTGCTAAAATAAAGCTCTAAGGCTACTGACAAGTACGCATAACTTCTTGAGATTCAGACAGCTAACAGGAAAAAATAATAGAGTTGAACGCATCACACCTGATAACCAAAAAGCGAGCAACAAGCCTTTCGGAAGACTGAGATCCTCTCCAGAAACACTGCCTTGTATCTGTTTCCAGGGAGGTGTAAGGTCCTCTCAAACAAATCAGTATACATAATCTTATACAGATATAAATTAATAAACTAGACTACCTTTCTTCACGTTTCTCTAGTGTGGCAACTTGATTTTTAAGCTGTGCTAGCTTTTCAGCAACATTTGCATCTACCACAGTTCCAGCATCTGCAAGTAAAATAAATATTCCAGCATAAATGCATTCAAAGCAAAACCAGACAAGGTCTCTCAGAGAACATACGGAGCACATGATATATTAACAAACAAGTTATTCAGGAAAAATGCAGATGTCTATTTATAGGAATGCAACTACGCCAAAGAGCAAGCTATCAGAAATTGTAGAATGACAAATTTACTACGGAAAAAACCGAAACTAACTATTGCATGCTACTCAGTGGACATTAATTCTCACGTGAAATTTTAAATTGAAAAATTGGTAAGCAAACGATAACCTCAAACACTCAAACAACATGTGGAGATCGTAATAGTAAAAAGAATTCATAAGATCACTTACCAGCTTGCCCTTTTAGTTCTTCGATTGCCTGCAGCCTCTCTTTCGTTTTCTTTAACTCAGCTTGCAGTGCTTCTATTGTCTCCTTTGCTTCACTGTCCATTGCAAGCGTATTCACCATACGAAGTACTTTTGTGCTTGAGGCAGAGTAATCCCCATGACCCAGCTGTCAAATATGAGAAGAATTTTCATGGCATGGACGCATAAAACACAAAGCAAATAACTATAGGTTAAATTAGTACACTTCATAGCATAATTCATAGTTGCACCCACAACTAGCTCTGttgttaaggaagatgacatgcctAGTTAAAACTTCGGCGGCACAACACCGTGCTATAACAAATAATAACACATATGAACACAACAGTCATTCAGCATAACATTCACCGCTGCTTCATTGAAATTCAAAATTAGATAACAATCCTAAACTCGTGTTTTATTCGCAGGCAGGATATGATCAAGCTCCTGAGCCAGAGTAGCTCAGGTCTGCTAAGGAGAGAAGCTAGATTGGCCACTGGCTATTAAACATTGATCGTATTCTGTAAACATTGATCTTAGTCCATACCTTAGACTCAAGTAATGCCACCTGAGAACGCAGTTGATCTCCCTCTCGCTCCAATGATTTTGCTTTTCTTGCTTCAATGCTCAATTTCTCATTCATTAGATTGAGCTCCGCGTGTTGTTGACTAATTAGTTCTCTCTGCTCGTGTAGAGTGTTATCTAGTTCTCTTACTACCTTTTCCATTTGAGATAATTCTGACTCCATTTTCTGCATTGTTCCTCAGAAGAGGCATTATAAATTAAAAAAGTTGTAACGGCACGTACCACCAATGTTAAGAATATAAAACCTGCTAACCTTGGATGACATGTCATCTCCATCCCTAGTTTTTTGGTTAGATAACATATTATGATCTTTTCGTAATCTATCTCTTTCTTCACTCACTGCAGTAAGCTGTTCAAATGAAATAAGTCATAAAGGGAAAGTAAAGCATGCCAATGTGAATTATTGACATATAAATGGATGATCGCTTAATGTAAATACAGAATGTATATAGAAGATTCATAACTGCGAGTACTACCTCTTTCCGGTTTGTAAGGCCTACGTGTATCCCTAGATCGACAATTTAACCAATATAATATGTTTTATCTATTATAAAATATATACCAACATAAAGTTCAAATGTTATATTTTCAAATGGTATAACTTTTGCGATATACAACTCACATTACAGTAGTAAAATTCACAACCTAGAGATACACGCAGGACCTATAAAGCAGAAAGGAGGGAGCATCTCTTAATAAGATAGCTTACGCAGCATTAGTTCAATGGGAGCACGGGGCTGCAAGTGTATTTATGGTATACATTGCAAACACAGAAAAAATGGAAACCTAGGCCACAGTTTAGTTCTACTTGTAGCAGGGGACAGCAGACAATACCAGAAGTTCAAGCCGCTTGACCTCCCTGCTAGCACTTTCAGCTCTCTCTTTGGCAAAGGTGGCTTCACCTTCTGCACGTTGCTTGCTGATCTCAGCAAATTCCAACGTAACCTCCAATTCTTTCAACCGTGATGTTACTTCACCCAATTTATTCAAGTCTGTCAATGCTTGCCTGTCAACAGTTCAAATAATAAATCTTAATGGGAGAAGGAGTAAAAAGTTATACGTCCTTGCCAACAATATCATTCTTTCTCACAACTTTCAAGCAAAAGTCATCCTGAAATTATCAAATGTACTAGTTGCGCAGTTGTGTTTATGATCATAGGAAAGGATAGTACTCTGAATAATGTTTAATAGCGATGAGTTATAGCAGAATTTTTCTTTGGTAAAGTGATGATGGACTCATACCTTTGCAAATCTGCAATGTTGCTGTAAGAAGACACATCAGGCATGTTGCCAAGTAATGATGTACATGACGCTAATTCCAGCTCCAACTTCTGTGCTTTAGCTTCGATTTCTTGCAGCTTAGATAGTTCTGTTTCGGCTCGTTTCCTTCGACTCTGCTCCTCCAACAGCTTTTCACTTAGCAGCTCAAAATTTGTGTAGGAAGATTTTAATCTTCTAGCTTCATGCACTTCTTTTTCCTGGATATACAGAAATCATATAGATACAGAACTTTATTATTCTGGAATTTTACATGGCAGGCTATTATTGAAAAGCTGTATCATGACAGGAAAAAAACTCAGATATGTCTTAAATTGAAGGGTACAAAATGCACTACCAAAATGCTTAGGGGCGTACAGCCACCCATAAAAGAAGCCATTCATTCATTCAAACACACTTGTGTTAAGATCAGAGCTTCCTACATACCTTCAACATCTTTACTTCTATGGCAGTTCAGAGAGCCACACATAGGGCAGCAAAAGACTCTCCCTAGATCATTGCTTAACACTAAGCATGTTGTAAGCTTACAGCAATGTGTAACACTGGTGTTTACATAATTCTGACGGTCATAAAATTGGTTTTCCTTATCAAGGAGTAAATGAAACAAGCATGCCAGCAAATATTCACATAACATCAGCTATCATCATCAAGGCTAAATGCTCACATAGTTGCGGAGCTCCTCTTGCAGAAGTTTTATTAACTTCTGATCATCTGTTGGATTACGCTGAACAGAAAAAGGAGTAGAATCCAGTAGTCTGAGCTCGGTTTCGTTCTTTTCACGAAGACACTGACAAAGAAAATAATGTTAATCATTGTATCTGTTGTACCAAGATGTAAAACCAA
Coding sequences within:
- the LOC123444746 gene encoding probable beta-1,3-galactosyltransferase 8, which produces MMPQPQLEKKAPPRARPPLAGKAVAALCVASFAVGLLLSGIGWMPLLSAPISKVNKASAHPGCDGSRVSKELAGERHDPKGIMSEVSRTHHAIQSLDKAVSSLEMELAVERARGGDAGAAKGLQKAFVVIGINTAFSSKKRRDSLRETWVPSGEKLRRLEKEKGIVVRFVIGRSGTAEGGGAADRALDAEEAENKDFLRLDHVEGYHQLSSKTRIYFATAVATWDADFYVKVDDDVHLNLGMLATRLAKYRARPRVYVGCMKSGPVLSQRGVKYHEPEYWKFGDVGNKYFRHATGQIYAVSKDLAAYISVNQPILHRFANEDVSVGAWLIGLEVEHVDDRSMCCATPPDCEWKKRAGNVCVASFDWSCSGVCRSVDRMKLIHDACGEDQAAVWGIAT
- the LOC123444745 gene encoding mitotic spindle checkpoint protein MAD1; its protein translation is MILRTPPQRKRRAGSDADLDADLDLDLAAAVAVATGRTPVSDRRLVPYGRPTALVSASGPEEPSGDMVCTYHCRQMVKSEFVVALDTAEKAVQEYRVMLDTLEKQLSKSEDERNTYHDKLNYVEQDLAATKGRESALQERLLKELGEYQERYRQQVKKIGELEVKLNKEIDSRISAESSSASAKETVKELERAMQRSSENLEREKKALQKELSYMQDDSKLSISKLNAELERMSLRAQNSEKEAKMLNEQLEDMKKQLNECLREKNETELRLLDSTPFSVQRNPTDDQKLIKLLQEELRNYEKEVHEARRLKSSYTNFELLSEKLLEEQSRRKRAETELSKLQEIEAKAQKLELELASCTSLLGNMPDVSSYSNIADLQRQALTDLNKLGEVTSRLKELEVTLEFAEISKQRAEGEATFAKERAESASREVKRLELLLTAVSEERDRLRKDHNMLSNQKTRDGDDMSSKKMESELSQMEKVVRELDNTLHEQRELISQQHAELNLMNEKLSIEARKAKSLEREGDQLRSQVALLESKLGHGDYSASSTKVLRMVNTLAMDSEAKETIEALQAELKKTKERLQAIEELKGQADAGTVVDANVAEKLAQLKNQVATLEKREERYKAVFLERISVFRKACCSLFGYQIVMNDEQQPNGIHVTRFTLQSVYAQTDDEKLEFLYESGSTNIVVNGYTSQHEIAQQVDVFIRKMKSIPAFTANLTMESFNKRSIC